Proteins encoded by one window of Pseudanabaena sp. BC1403:
- a CDS encoding iron-siderophore ABC transporter substrate-binding protein — MKLTKSIQWVVLMIVITVAIASCQSTPSYMRGDSIQAANSLRTDCRDIEHVMGKTKVCGQPQRIVVLGPYLLEPLLALNVQAVAFADQGSFHRHDYTDPSKQIPYIGLRITQPMVNVGLVYAPSIEAILKVQPDLILGLDINNTRQYATLARIAPTLILKWTEPDMNLKAIAKAVNRSDQAEQILKEKQQQIATARQVFSSVVKTSPNLLLLSSSDLKEIFLVTNKHGLCSSLPQDLGFELVSPPQLPRNPKAPFVPISLETLPQLGQADMVIFLGNNFSKPNQLKQASNFEDSQLANLKQAWSKSAIAQSLNVSKSGKVYFIPTYICLGLPGSIGADLYLNELKKQILPTSE, encoded by the coding sequence ATGAAACTAACGAAGTCGATTCAATGGGTAGTCTTGATGATCGTGATTACAGTTGCGATCGCATCCTGCCAAAGTACGCCCAGCTATATGCGTGGTGACTCGATCCAAGCTGCTAATTCTCTGCGGACTGACTGTCGTGACATTGAGCATGTGATGGGAAAGACCAAAGTATGTGGTCAGCCTCAAAGGATTGTCGTACTTGGCCCCTATCTTCTAGAGCCTTTACTTGCGCTCAATGTCCAAGCGGTTGCCTTTGCTGATCAGGGATCCTTTCACCGACATGACTATACTGATCCTAGTAAACAGATTCCCTATATAGGATTGCGGATTACACAACCGATGGTAAATGTCGGGCTAGTTTATGCTCCCTCCATCGAAGCGATTCTTAAAGTCCAACCAGATTTGATTTTGGGACTTGATATTAACAATACTAGACAATATGCTACCTTGGCGAGGATCGCCCCAACATTGATTTTAAAGTGGACTGAGCCAGATATGAATCTCAAGGCGATCGCAAAAGCTGTAAATCGTTCTGATCAAGCCGAGCAAATTTTAAAAGAAAAGCAACAGCAAATTGCTACAGCCCGTCAAGTCTTTTCCTCAGTTGTAAAGACTTCCCCAAATTTGCTGTTACTGAGTTCTAGTGATTTAAAAGAGATTTTTTTAGTTACCAATAAACATGGTCTTTGTAGCTCTTTACCCCAAGATTTAGGATTTGAACTGGTATCTCCACCCCAACTTCCCCGCAATCCGAAAGCACCTTTTGTTCCGATTTCATTAGAAACACTTCCTCAACTCGGTCAGGCTGATATGGTGATTTTCCTCGGAAATAACTTTAGTAAACCGAACCAGTTAAAGCAAGCAAGCAATTTTGAAGATTCGCAACTTGCTAATCTCAAGCAAGCTTGGTCAAAGAGTGCGATCGCGCAGTCTCTTAATGTTAGCAAGTCTGGAAAGGTCTATTTCATTCCTACCTATATTTGCCTAGGTTTACCAGGCTCTATTGGTGCTGATCTCTATCTAAATGAACTAAAAAAACAGATATTACCAACCAGTGAATAG
- a CDS encoding iron ABC transporter permease — MSKQLKPSPIALMLGLGLGVIALIICLIYSVTLGAREIALDSILKSFTDFDSSFDHLIIQTVRLPRSLIAIAVGASLSVSGALMQGLTRNPLAETGILGISAGGALAVVGTLFIGGSSSLTVYAGAAFVGAAIAAVVVYGLASLGSGGLTPLNLTIAGAAITAFISSITTAILIVSQQTLEEIRFWLAGSLAGRDFELFLNLFPCMVLGMLLALLLGRQITTMSLGEEIATSLGQQTLLIKLLTAASVVLLAGSSVAIAGPIGFIGLVVPHGVRFFIRTDYRWILPYSAIFGSILLLLSDIAARVLLKPQELPVGVMTALIGAPVFVYLVKSKVRK, encoded by the coding sequence ATGTCTAAACAGCTAAAACCATCACCAATAGCGCTGATGTTAGGATTAGGACTAGGGGTGATCGCCTTAATAATTTGCCTAATCTATAGCGTTACTTTGGGAGCGCGTGAGATAGCCTTAGACTCTATCCTCAAATCTTTTACAGATTTTGATAGCTCCTTTGATCATCTGATCATCCAAACTGTAAGACTGCCGCGATCGCTAATTGCGATCGCGGTTGGTGCATCACTCTCTGTGTCAGGTGCATTGATGCAAGGCTTAACCCGTAATCCCTTAGCGGAAACTGGGATCTTAGGGATTAGTGCAGGTGGTGCATTAGCTGTCGTTGGAACCTTATTTATTGGGGGAAGTTCTTCCCTCACGGTTTATGCAGGAGCCGCCTTTGTGGGTGCAGCGATCGCCGCAGTGGTGGTGTATGGTTTAGCCTCGCTCGGCTCTGGAGGATTAACACCATTAAATCTCACCATTGCAGGAGCGGCAATCACCGCATTTATATCTTCCATTACTACTGCCATATTAATTGTCAGCCAACAAACCTTAGAAGAAATTCGATTTTGGTTAGCAGGTTCATTAGCTGGTAGAGATTTTGAGCTGTTTTTGAATTTATTTCCCTGCATGGTTTTGGGGATGCTCCTTGCGCTGCTGCTGGGTAGACAGATTACAACTATGAGTTTAGGTGAAGAAATTGCCACTAGTTTAGGTCAGCAAACCCTTTTAATTAAGCTCTTGACAGCCGCAAGTGTGGTTTTGTTAGCAGGAAGTTCGGTGGCGATCGCAGGGCCAATTGGATTTATTGGATTAGTTGTACCTCATGGAGTCCGTTTTTTTATCAGAACTGATTATCGCTGGATCCTTCCATACTCAGCTATTTTTGGTTCCATTCTCTTGTTGTTATCAGATATTGCTGCCAGAGTATTACTCAAGCCTCAAGAATTGCCAGTGGGAGTAATGACTGCACTGATTGGTGCGCCAGTATTTGTCTATCTTGTAAAATCCAAGGTCAGAAAATGA
- a CDS encoding thioesterase II family protein: MTQTLNRWINYAQPNAEAVLRLFCFPYAGGGSLSFRNWSRSLPTNVEVCPIDLPGRGLRIQEPAFTQLEPLIQAIASALLPEMDKPFAFFGHSMGALLSFELARFLRDNHQRAPLHLYVSGRRSPQIPSINPPTYDLPEPEFFAELRRLNGTPAEVLDNQELMQLLLPTLRADLAVVETYVYSPKAPLDCPITVFGGDQDPEASIELLEAWRSQTSAEFELHMLQGDHFFLHNAQPDLLQLLDYKLQRLSIVCENQV; the protein is encoded by the coding sequence ATGACACAGACTTTAAATCGATGGATAAACTATGCTCAGCCCAATGCTGAGGCGGTTTTGCGGCTATTTTGTTTTCCATATGCAGGGGGCGGTAGCCTCAGTTTTCGGAATTGGTCGAGATCTCTTCCCACGAATGTGGAAGTTTGTCCAATCGATTTACCTGGTAGAGGATTGCGAATTCAAGAGCCTGCTTTTACTCAACTTGAACCTCTAATACAAGCGATCGCATCTGCGCTTTTACCAGAGATGGACAAGCCTTTTGCTTTCTTTGGTCATAGCATGGGTGCTTTATTAAGTTTTGAATTAGCCAGATTTTTGCGTGATAATCACCAACGAGCGCCATTGCATCTGTATGTTTCTGGTCGGCGATCGCCACAAATTCCTAGCATTAATCCGCCTACCTATGATTTGCCAGAACCAGAATTTTTCGCCGAACTACGTCGCCTCAATGGTACACCCGCAGAGGTATTGGACAATCAGGAACTGATGCAGTTGCTGTTGCCCACCCTAAGAGCAGATCTTGCTGTCGTTGAGACCTATGTTTATAGCCCTAAAGCTCCACTAGATTGTCCTATCACTGTCTTTGGTGGCGATCAAGATCCTGAAGCAAGTATCGAATTGCTCGAAGCATGGAGATCCCAAACCAGCGCTGAGTTTGAGCTGCATATGCTGCAAGGGGATCATTTTTTCTTGCACAATGCTCAACCTGATTTATTGCAATTATTGGATTACAAATTGCAGAGATTATCAATAGTATGTGAGAATCAAGTCTGA
- a CDS encoding TonB-dependent siderophore receptor — protein MKSDRVLLASFVFAIASIASPEFFKFHISSASAENLSKPSSQIDSIENGKVQSVQDLRQVSTSASELLAETSTNLVQITGVKLNPTANGLEVALETTSSSISPPAPQTSGKLLYFDIPNAKLALPNSDRFLAENPADGIANVSVIQANASYVRVIVRGINAVPKAMVTTGNPNSVAQVSNEAKEEEEEITITGETDRKTTYREPNASTATRTDTAIIDTPQSIQVVPQQVLKDQQVVRVDQALRNVSGVTGELSGFSSAQSLTIRGFVTESFANIPILRDGFRTYSNLSPQETTNLERIEVLKGPASVLYGQADPGGIINLVTKQPLAKPFYDLQLQAGSFGFIRPSVDLSGPLDTDGNVLYRLNAAYQRSDGFRNFDTKSERFFIAPVVQWKISDRTKINFFLEYTNDQIPYDVGLPAFGRGVLDVPRDRILGERDDSLKSRAFSIGYKLEHQFDDNWKIRNAFRYSDQNLKVESTLPFIFNEATGTLARLYGRRELQSNDYSLQTDVVGKFETGSVKHTLLAGVDLNWSVFNDVFTKISRAQILPLNVFNPTYGLFSRPNFDTVPQLPESDTAISRTGVFLQDQIAFSDQLSVIAGIRFDGVTNRNTFAGTSRYDSAWSPRLGLVYKPIETVALFANYSQSFTPNVGQDVNGNFLEPEKAQGYEFGIKAELTKKLFATLSYFSITKQNVATPVSILEPSVSVATGKQQSQGIELDISGEIAPNWNLIASYAYTNARVTEDNSIPVGNRLPGSPYNSFGIWTTYQIPDGDLQGLGFGLGVNYVGNRTGDRENTYEVGDYFLTNAAIFYKRDQWRFGLNFNNLFNINYISGVGGTSRTFGNSPGAPFSVVGSIGIQF, from the coding sequence ATGAAATCCGATCGCGTTTTACTCGCTAGTTTCGTCTTTGCAATCGCCAGTATTGCGTCACCCGAATTTTTTAAATTCCATATTTCCTCTGCCTCAGCCGAGAATCTGAGTAAGCCATCTAGTCAAATAGACTCCATAGAAAATGGAAAAGTTCAAAGTGTGCAGGACTTAAGACAAGTTTCCACCAGCGCTTCAGAATTACTTGCCGAAACCTCTACTAACTTAGTCCAGATCACAGGTGTCAAGCTCAACCCCACAGCTAATGGTCTTGAAGTTGCCTTAGAAACAACCAGTAGTAGCATCAGTCCACCCGCTCCACAAACTTCAGGCAAGTTGCTCTACTTTGATATTCCCAACGCCAAATTGGCACTACCCAATAGCGATCGCTTTCTTGCCGAGAATCCTGCTGATGGCATTGCAAATGTATCTGTTATTCAGGCAAATGCTAGTTATGTAAGGGTAATCGTCAGAGGAATTAATGCTGTTCCCAAAGCTATGGTGACTACAGGCAATCCCAATTCTGTCGCCCAAGTATCTAATGAGGCTAAAGAAGAAGAAGAAGAAATTACCATTACAGGAGAAACTGATCGCAAAACCACCTATCGCGAGCCGAATGCTTCCACAGCAACTCGTACAGATACAGCGATTATTGACACACCACAATCAATTCAAGTAGTTCCCCAACAGGTTTTAAAAGATCAGCAGGTTGTCCGAGTCGATCAAGCCCTCCGAAATGTCAGTGGTGTCACAGGCGAACTCTCTGGGTTTTCATCGGCTCAAAGTCTCACGATTCGTGGATTTGTCACCGAGAGCTTTGCAAATATTCCAATTTTGCGCGATGGCTTTCGTACTTATTCCAATCTTAGTCCACAGGAAACAACCAACCTAGAACGTATTGAGGTACTTAAGGGCCCTGCATCCGTACTTTATGGACAGGCTGATCCTGGGGGGATTATCAATCTGGTTACTAAACAGCCTTTAGCCAAGCCTTTCTATGATTTGCAATTGCAAGCAGGTAGTTTTGGGTTTATACGCCCTAGTGTTGATTTATCTGGGCCTCTAGATACGGATGGCAATGTCCTTTATCGCCTCAATGCGGCATATCAGCGATCGGATGGATTTCGCAATTTTGACACCAAATCTGAACGATTCTTTATTGCTCCAGTTGTGCAATGGAAAATCAGCGATCGCACCAAGATCAACTTTTTCCTAGAATATACGAACGACCAGATTCCATACGATGTGGGACTACCTGCCTTTGGCAGAGGTGTCCTTGATGTGCCACGCGATCGCATCTTGGGAGAACGTGATGACAGTCTCAAAAGCAGAGCATTTTCCATTGGCTATAAATTAGAACATCAGTTTGATGACAATTGGAAGATCCGAAATGCTTTTAGGTATTCTGATCAAAATCTCAAAGTTGAATCAACATTACCTTTCATATTCAATGAAGCCACAGGGACTTTAGCAAGGTTATACGGTAGACGTGAACTACAATCGAATGACTATTCGCTCCAAACTGATGTAGTTGGCAAATTTGAGACAGGCTCTGTAAAACATACTCTATTAGCAGGAGTGGATTTGAATTGGAGTGTGTTTAACGATGTATTCACCAAAATTAGTCGTGCTCAAATCTTGCCCCTCAATGTCTTTAATCCAACCTACGGGCTATTCTCTCGTCCCAATTTTGATACAGTGCCGCAACTTCCCGAAAGTGATACGGCGATTAGTCGCACAGGCGTATTTCTGCAAGATCAAATTGCTTTTAGTGACCAATTGAGCGTGATCGCAGGAATTCGTTTTGATGGAGTGACTAACCGCAATACCTTTGCGGGTACAAGTCGTTACGATAGCGCTTGGAGTCCTCGCCTCGGCTTGGTGTATAAACCGATTGAAACAGTAGCTTTATTCGCTAACTATTCTCAATCTTTTACGCCTAATGTGGGGCAAGATGTTAATGGTAATTTTCTAGAACCTGAAAAGGCTCAAGGTTATGAGTTTGGGATTAAAGCTGAGTTAACCAAAAAACTATTTGCCACTCTGTCGTACTTTAGTATCACCAAACAAAATGTGGCAACACCTGTATCAATACTTGAACCCTCTGTCTCAGTAGCCACTGGCAAACAACAGAGTCAGGGAATTGAGCTTGATATCTCTGGCGAAATTGCGCCAAATTGGAATCTAATTGCCTCCTATGCTTACACTAATGCCAGAGTTACAGAAGACAATAGCATTCCTGTGGGTAATCGTTTACCAGGTTCTCCTTACAATTCTTTTGGAATATGGACAACTTACCAAATTCCTGATGGTGATTTGCAAGGACTCGGCTTTGGTTTGGGTGTAAATTATGTGGGTAATCGTACAGGCGATCGCGAGAATACTTACGAAGTTGGTGATTATTTCCTTACCAATGCGGCAATTTTCTATAAGCGGGATCAATGGCGCTTTGGATTGAACTTCAATAATCTCTTTAACATTAACTACATCAGTGGTGTTGGTGGTACAAGCCGCACTTTTGGCAATTCCCCTGGAGCACCATTTTCAGTGGTTGGCTCCATTGGCATCCAGTTTTAA
- a CDS encoding 3'(2'),5'-bisphosphate nucleotidase CysQ, whose product MNPALQTEICQFIREIGQKAIHLRELGFQVDEKGFDDYVTNVDRELDHLLSQRFQAWFPNDGVISEENQRSLELWQQKSKVNQKFWFIDPIDGTDDFIHGREFYSVMVGVLESFQPVLGWVYAPKSDRLYFGGTAINGLFIATNGNVPEVLYPHEPIGASCDRIIVSKKDDLAYGDAIRAAIPNVEFYSLGSFGLKVMEVVQGRASAYIYLNRRVKLWDTVGPLAIAKAAGLICCDLEGREIGFGYDDIDPEKLTHNQLIVIGWSKFIDEYLEIISQELGKKEANAY is encoded by the coding sequence ATGAATCCTGCATTACAAACAGAAATTTGTCAGTTTATTCGTGAAATCGGTCAAAAGGCAATTCATTTGAGAGAGTTGGGTTTTCAAGTGGATGAAAAAGGTTTTGATGATTATGTAACAAATGTCGATCGCGAACTTGATCACCTCTTAAGTCAACGTTTTCAGGCGTGGTTTCCCAATGATGGAGTAATTAGCGAAGAGAACCAGCGATCGCTAGAACTCTGGCAACAAAAATCAAAAGTTAATCAGAAATTCTGGTTTATCGATCCCATTGATGGCACTGATGACTTCATTCATGGGCGTGAATTCTATTCAGTTATGGTCGGTGTTTTAGAGTCATTTCAGCCAGTTCTCGGCTGGGTATATGCACCCAAAAGCGATCGCTTATATTTTGGCGGAACTGCAATCAATGGTTTATTTATCGCTACGAATGGAAATGTCCCTGAGGTTTTATATCCCCATGAACCAATTGGCGCAAGTTGCGATCGCATAATTGTGAGCAAAAAAGATGATCTCGCCTATGGCGATGCAATTCGTGCTGCTATTCCCAATGTCGAGTTTTATAGTCTCGGTAGTTTTGGCTTAAAGGTAATGGAAGTTGTCCAAGGTCGGGCAAGTGCATATATATACCTCAATCGCCGTGTTAAGCTTTGGGATACGGTTGGGCCCCTAGCGATCGCGAAGGCGGCAGGGTTAATTTGTTGTGATCTCGAAGGTCGCGAAATTGGATTTGGATACGATGATATTGATCCTGAAAAGCTGACTCACAATCAATTAATCGTGATTGGCTGGTCAAAATTTATCGATGAATATCTTGAGATAATTTCCCAAGAGCTAGGTAAAAAGGAAGCTAACGCATATTAA
- a CDS encoding acyl carrier protein, translating into MEPTIDTLKGIVAELGIDQDLLNADTLLYADLGLDSVEAVQLSLAVKRRLGIDLKLGTRNDMTLADICNMAKEEPVTSSYSALLSNPNQEIV; encoded by the coding sequence TTGGAACCAACAATAGATACATTGAAAGGAATTGTGGCAGAACTTGGAATTGACCAAGATCTGCTTAATGCAGACACTTTGCTGTATGCAGATTTAGGGCTTGACTCTGTTGAGGCAGTACAGCTTTCCCTAGCAGTAAAGCGAAGACTGGGGATTGACTTAAAGCTAGGAACTCGTAACGACATGACCTTAGCAGACATTTGCAACATGGCTAAAGAGGAGCCTGTGACATCTTCATACAGCGCTTTGCTCTCCAATCCAAACCAAGAAATTGTGTAA
- a CDS encoding ABC transporter ATP-binding protein, with protein MLELTAQKLSLAYAGNTIIQDLTLAIPTEKITVLVGANGCGKSTLLKGLGRLLKPKSGGVYLDGKSIMKRSSKAVAQQLGLLPQSPVAPEGLTIRDLVSQGRYPYQNWMQQWSTQDEKFVQQAIEMTDLMELCDHPLDNLSGGQRQRAWIAMALAQNTKLLLLDEPTTFLDLAHQIEILDLLHHLNQQQGRTIVMVLHDLNQACRYADHLVAIKAGQIFASGKPQEVITEEIVQTVFNLKCRIYPDPIAGTPMCIPIGAKNSASSIQNF; from the coding sequence ATGTTAGAACTTACTGCTCAAAAATTATCCTTAGCCTATGCAGGCAATACCATTATTCAGGATTTGACATTAGCAATTCCTACGGAAAAAATCACGGTATTAGTGGGCGCAAATGGCTGCGGCAAATCCACTTTGCTGAAAGGTCTTGGACGATTACTCAAACCTAAAAGTGGTGGAGTCTACCTCGATGGCAAATCAATTATGAAGCGATCATCTAAAGCTGTTGCTCAGCAGTTAGGATTATTACCGCAAAGTCCAGTTGCTCCCGAAGGCTTGACCATCCGCGATCTAGTTTCTCAAGGACGCTATCCTTATCAAAACTGGATGCAGCAATGGTCAACTCAGGATGAAAAGTTTGTTCAGCAAGCCATAGAAATGACAGACTTAATGGAACTATGCGATCATCCTCTTGATAATCTATCGGGTGGTCAGCGGCAGAGGGCATGGATTGCGATGGCACTTGCTCAAAACACGAAACTACTCCTCCTAGATGAGCCAACTACTTTTCTCGATCTCGCTCATCAAATTGAAATATTAGATCTGCTCCATCATCTCAATCAGCAACAAGGACGCACGATTGTGATGGTATTACATGATTTAAATCAGGCTTGTCGCTATGCTGACCATTTAGTGGCGATCAAAGCAGGACAAATCTTTGCATCAGGTAAGCCCCAAGAAGTGATTACTGAGGAGATTGTCCAAACTGTATTCAATTTGAAATGCCGTATTTATCCAGATCCAATCGCAGGTACTCCCATGTGTATTCCCATTGGAGCCAAGAATTCAGCAAGTTCTATCCAAAATTTTTGA
- a CDS encoding iron ABC transporter permease gives MKSLLTIRNPVVSLQVDRRLPAILTILLGLSFVSILLDVGQGEYPIAIADIIKSLLAIDTGNPDHLFIIHTLRLPRTLVAFMVGITLAISGTIFQGLTRNPLADPSIIGINAGASLAAVATIVLFPEVPIYALPISAFIGALAMAAIIYSLAWNGGSSPILLILLGIGLSAIASAFISLLITLGSIANVSQAIVWLAGSVYGRTWEQFFAFLPWCLGGVPFALGLSRQLNVLHLGDDVAKGLGSRVEWQRSLLVVVAVALAGAAVATAGTISFVGLMAPHIGRKLIGTNHQNLLPVAALIGGFLVTIADWIGRVLFAPIEIPCGVVVAAIGAPFFLFLLIHNRQR, from the coding sequence ATGAAATCCTTGCTAACAATTCGCAATCCAGTCGTCTCCTTGCAGGTGGATCGTCGTCTACCAGCGATCTTGACAATTTTGCTCGGACTTAGTTTTGTTTCCATTCTCTTGGATGTTGGGCAAGGTGAATATCCGATTGCGATCGCTGATATTATCAAAAGCTTGCTAGCAATTGATACAGGTAATCCCGATCATCTCTTCATCATTCATACCCTCAGATTGCCACGAACTTTAGTTGCTTTTATGGTGGGAATTACCCTTGCGATTTCGGGAACCATCTTTCAAGGCTTAACTCGCAATCCTCTCGCTGATCCCAGCATCATTGGTATCAATGCAGGCGCTAGTTTGGCAGCCGTTGCCACTATTGTCTTGTTTCCCGAAGTTCCGATATATGCCCTACCAATCTCTGCATTTATTGGTGCTTTGGCTATGGCAGCCATCATCTATAGCTTGGCGTGGAATGGTGGCAGTTCACCAATTTTATTGATTTTATTAGGGATTGGCTTGTCCGCGATCGCTAGTGCCTTCATCAGTTTATTGATTACCTTGGGTTCCATTGCTAATGTCAGCCAAGCCATAGTCTGGTTAGCAGGAAGTGTGTATGGACGCACATGGGAACAGTTTTTTGCATTTTTACCTTGGTGTCTTGGTGGTGTTCCCTTTGCTTTGGGGCTATCACGTCAGTTAAATGTGTTACACCTTGGCGATGATGTCGCTAAAGGATTGGGGAGTCGAGTGGAATGGCAACGCAGTCTGTTAGTGGTCGTGGCAGTGGCTCTGGCTGGAGCCGCAGTTGCCACCGCAGGCACGATTAGCTTTGTCGGATTGATGGCTCCCCATATCGGGCGCAAACTGATCGGTACAAATCATCAAAACCTTTTGCCTGTGGCTGCCCTAATTGGTGGATTTTTAGTCACGATCGCTGATTGGATCGGACGGGTTCTATTTGCCCCTATCGAGATTCCCTGTGGCGTGGTAGTTGCTGCGATCGGTGCGCCATTTTTTCTATTCCTACTCATTCACAATCGCCAACGTTAA
- a CDS encoding bifunctional sterol desaturase/short chain dehydrogenase, with translation MSLKDKSIAITGASGTMGRALATELSKQGARVIALTTSPNPNFQIADSDNQHNQAVEVLTWQLGHETELRDRLQQVDILILNHGVNVLGVRDSISIYKSYEVNTFSVFRWIDLFLETVTDAQAISSKEVWVNTSEAEVNPAFSPLYELSKRAIGDLVTLRRLDSPCKIRKLILGPFKSDLNPYGVMSADFVAWAIVALANLGLRDIIVTINPITFIAYPLKEFWRSLYFRAFSRSLK, from the coding sequence TTGTCACTTAAAGATAAAAGCATTGCGATTACAGGCGCTTCAGGCACAATGGGCAGAGCATTAGCCACAGAGCTTTCTAAGCAAGGAGCAAGGGTTATTGCACTAACAACTTCGCCTAATCCTAATTTTCAAATTGCAGACAGCGATAATCAGCACAATCAAGCAGTTGAAGTTTTGACTTGGCAACTAGGGCATGAAACAGAACTACGCGATCGCTTACAACAAGTCGATATTCTCATTCTTAATCACGGTGTAAATGTTTTAGGAGTAAGAGACTCTATATCAATTTATAAATCCTACGAAGTCAATACCTTTTCTGTTTTTCGTTGGATCGATTTATTCTTAGAAACTGTAACTGATGCTCAAGCAATTAGCAGCAAAGAAGTTTGGGTAAATACTTCCGAGGCTGAAGTCAATCCTGCCTTCAGTCCATTGTACGAACTCTCAAAACGTGCGATCGGAGATTTGGTGACCTTACGCCGCCTTGATTCCCCTTGCAAAATCCGCAAACTAATTTTAGGCCCCTTCAAAAGTGATCTCAACCCCTATGGGGTCATGTCAGCAGATTTTGTGGCTTGGGCGATCGTCGCTTTAGCGAACCTTGGTCTCCGCGATATTATTGTTACGATTAATCCGATTACGTTTATTGCTTATCCGCTTAAAGAATTTTGGCGATCGCTATACTTTCGCGCATTTTCTCGTTCTCTCAAATAG
- a CDS encoding iron uptake porin: MSKIWFEQVQNSLVGAIAFSAIGVFPSNMFSVSAQSLPPTKDVLTQNVTSVSQLSDVRPTDWAFTALQSLVERYGCIAGYPDSTFRGKQATSRYEFAAGLNACLDKINEIISAGLADKVSKEDLATLQKLQEEFAAELATLRGRVDALDAKTAKLEAQQFSTTTKLTGQVIAAVSAGSSGTDFLLDSTGAPTTNAGKVNATVISRVRLNFNTSFTGEDLLLTRIELGNGGTGLNNQLDPTASLLGFTGFGNSSRFDYSGVGTNATLNRLRYDFPIGKDIRASIGTNMSLNDHLDANSFANDESADFSSGMFINNPLILPVNDGAGAAIAWNFGGSAFTLRAGYVAQNANSPTTDGTINRGLFGDPYQGTVELEFAPKNANDESPFAIRLQYTRASVNNLDYNTGGVNLEWAFNKSVALFGRYGFGNISNRSNAISAALPSYTVSGNTSLSPQTWSAGFAFPDLFKEGAMAAIAVGQPFIESNVGNATQTNVELFYRFPISDNISITPDLQLIFNPNNNSGNSTITVGTLRTVFSF; this comes from the coding sequence ATGTCGAAAATTTGGTTTGAACAAGTACAAAATTCTTTGGTTGGCGCGATCGCCTTTTCTGCGATCGGAGTATTTCCCAGCAACATGTTTAGCGTATCGGCTCAGTCATTACCACCTACAAAAGATGTCTTAACGCAAAATGTCACATCAGTCTCACAACTTAGTGATGTACGTCCAACTGATTGGGCTTTTACCGCCTTGCAGTCTCTTGTTGAGCGCTACGGATGTATCGCAGGTTACCCCGATAGCACCTTTCGTGGAAAGCAAGCCACCAGTCGCTATGAATTTGCCGCAGGTTTAAATGCTTGTCTCGACAAAATCAACGAAATTATTTCCGCAGGGTTAGCCGATAAGGTTAGCAAAGAAGACCTTGCCACATTACAGAAATTGCAAGAAGAATTTGCTGCCGAACTTGCCACTTTGCGTGGTCGTGTCGATGCCCTTGATGCTAAAACTGCCAAACTTGAAGCACAGCAATTTTCAACTACGACTAAGCTCACAGGTCAAGTGATCGCGGCTGTCTCTGCGGGAAGCTCAGGGACTGATTTTCTGCTGGACTCAACTGGTGCGCCTACAACTAATGCTGGGAAAGTGAATGCAACTGTGATCAGCCGCGTGCGACTGAATTTCAACACCAGTTTCACGGGCGAAGATTTGTTGTTAACGCGGATCGAACTTGGCAATGGCGGCACAGGGCTTAATAATCAGCTAGATCCTACTGCAAGCTTATTAGGTTTCACAGGATTTGGAAACAGTTCTAGATTTGATTACAGCGGTGTTGGCACAAACGCAACATTAAATCGATTGCGTTACGATTTCCCGATTGGCAAAGATATCCGTGCTTCGATTGGGACAAATATGTCGTTGAATGATCATCTTGATGCCAATAGCTTTGCTAATGACGAGTCAGCCGATTTCTCTAGCGGCATGTTTATCAATAATCCATTGATTTTGCCCGTAAATGATGGTGCTGGTGCTGCGATCGCATGGAACTTTGGTGGTAGTGCTTTTACCCTGAGAGCAGGTTATGTTGCCCAGAATGCTAATAGTCCTACGACCGATGGAACTATCAATCGAGGCTTATTTGGTGATCCTTACCAAGGTACGGTTGAGCTAGAATTTGCGCCGAAAAATGCGAATGATGAGAGTCCGTTTGCAATCCGCTTGCAATATACTCGTGCTTCAGTAAATAATCTTGACTACAATACGGGCGGCGTAAACCTTGAGTGGGCTTTCAATAAATCTGTGGCGCTTTTTGGGCGCTATGGATTTGGCAATATCAGCAATCGTAGCAATGCAATTTCCGCAGCACTCCCCAGCTACACGGTTTCAGGTAATACTTCTCTAAGTCCTCAAACTTGGTCTGCGGGTTTCGCGTTCCCTGATTTGTTTAAGGAAGGTGCAATGGCTGCGATCGCAGTTGGACAACCTTTCATTGAGAGCAATGTGGGCAATGCCACTCAAACCAATGTGGAGTTGTTCTATCGCTTCCCTATCTCTGACAATATCAGCATCACTCCTGATTTGCAGTTGATCTTCAATCCTAATAACAACAGTGGCAATAGCACTATCACTGTGGGTACATTGAGAACTGTATTTTCATTCTAA